In the Penaeus chinensis breed Huanghai No. 1 chromosome 31, ASM1920278v2, whole genome shotgun sequence genome, one interval contains:
- the LOC125041633 gene encoding eukaryotic translation elongation factor 2-like, translating into MVNFTVEEIRELMDKRRNIRNMSVIAHVDHGKSTLTDSLVSKAGIIASSRAGETRFTDTRKDEQERCITIKSTAISMYFKLSDENLALINGSDQKEAGESGFLVNLIDSPGHVDFSSEVTAALRVTDGALVVVDCVSGVCVQTETVLRQAIAERIKPVLFMNKMDRALLELQLEQEELYQTFQRIVENVNVIIATYNDDTGPMGEMRVDPSKGSVGFGSGLHGWAFSVKEFADIYSSMFKVPAGKLMNKLWGENFFNKKTKKWSTNKSTDNERAFNTYILDPIFKLFDAIMNFKKEETAKLLETLKIKLQLEDREKEGKALLKVVMRTWLPAGDTLFHMITIHLPSPVTAQKYRAEMLYEGPSDDTACTGIKNCDSEAPLMMYVSKMVPTSDKGRFYAFGRVFAGKVGSGQKVRIMGPNYVPGKKEDLFEKAIQRTILMMGRFVEAIEDVPAGNICGLVGVDQYLVKTGTITTSKDSHNMKVMKFSVSPVVRVAVEPKNPSDLPKLVEGLKRLSKSDPMVQCIIEESGEHIIAGAGELHLEICLKDLEEDHACIPLKKTDPVVSYRETVSAPSTELCLSKSPNKHNRLYMRAVPMPDGLADDIEDGKVTPRDDPKARKSYLCEHYEFDATDAMKIWTFGPESTGGNILVDVTKGVQYLNEIKDSCVAGFQWATKEGVLCDENMRAVRFNLHDVTLHADAIHRGGGQIIPTTRRVLYASVLTAEPRLQEPVYLCEIQCPEAAVGGIYGVLNRRRGVVFEENQVAGTPMFVVKAHLPVNESFGFTADLRSNTGGQAFPQCVFDHWQEMPGNPMDTTGNSKPYTIVCDTRKRKGLKEGLPDLANYLDKL; encoded by the exons ATG GTGAACTTCACAGTGGAAGAGATCCGTGAGTTGATGGACAAGCGGAGGAACATCCGTAACATGTCCGTCATTGCTCACGTTGACCACGGAAAATCTACCCTGACCGACTCCCTTGTATCGAAGGCGGGTATTATTGCTTCGTCTCGTGCAGGAGAAACTCGCTTTACTGATACCAGAAAAGATGAACAGGAGCGATGCATTACCATCAAGTCTAC TGCCATCTCTATGTACTTCAAGCTGAGTGACGAGAACCTCGCCCTCATTAATGGCTCTGACCAGAAGGAAGCTGGTGAAAGTGGTTTCCTTGTCAACCTTATTGATTCCCCTGGTCACGTTGATTTCTCCTCTGAGGTAACAGCTGCCCTCCGTGTAACTGATGGTGCCCTCGTCGTGGTGGATTGCGTCTCTG gtgtgtgtgtgcagaccgAGACAGTACTGCGTCAGGCTATTGCCGAGCGCATCAAGCCAGTTCTGTTCATGAACAAGATGGACCGTGCTCTCCTTGAATTGCAGCTTGAGCAGGAGGAATTGTACCAGACATTCCAG CGTATTGTTGAGAACGTGAACGTCATCATTGCCACCTACAACGACGACACCGGCCCCATGGGTGAAATGCGTGTTGACCCCAGCAAGGGATCTGTTGGATTTGGTTCAGGACTCCACGGATGGGCCTTCTCCGTCAAGGAATTTGCTGACATCTACTCAAGCATGTTCAAGGTTCCTGCTGGCAAGCTCATGAACAA GCTCTGGGGTGAGAACTTCTTcaacaagaagacaaagaagtgGTCCACTAACAAGAGCACTGACAATGAGCGTGCCTTCAATACATACATCTTGGACCCCATTTTCAAGCTCTTTGATGCTATCATGAACTTCAAG AAAGAGGAAACTGCCAAGCTGTTGGAGACCCTTAAGATCAAGCTTCAACtagaagacagggagaaggaaggaaaggcccTCCTCAAGGTTGTTATGCGAACCTGGCTCCCTGCTGGAGACACACTCTTCCACATGATCACCATTCACCTGCCATCCCCTGTGACGGCCCAGAAATACCGTGCTGAGATGCTTTACGAAGGTCCATCTGATGACACTGCTTGCACTGGTATCAAGAACTGCGATTCTGAGGCTCCTCTTATGATGTACGTGTCAAAGATGGTACCAACATCTGACAAGGGTCGCTTCTATGCCTTTGGTCGTGTCTTTGCTGGCAAGGTTGGCAGCGGTCAGAAGGTCCGCATCATGGGTCCCAACTACGTcccaggaaagaaggaagatctCTTTGAGAAGGCCATCCAGAGAACCATTCTTATGATGGGTCGCTTTGTTGAAGCTATTGAGGATGTCCCTGCTGGTAACATCTGTGGTCTTGTTGGTGTTGATCAGTACCTTGTCAAGACTGGTACCATCACTACCAGCAAAGACTCCCACAACATGAAGGTGATGAAGTTCAGCGTGTCGCCTGTCGTGCGTGTGGCTGTCGAACCCAAGAACCCCTCTGACTTGCCCAAGCTTGTGGAAGGTCTCAAGCG TCTCTCCAAGTCTGACCCTATGGTGCAGTGTATTATTGAGGAATCTGGTGAGCACATCATTGCTGGAGCTGGTGAGCTTCATCTTGAGATTTGTCTGAAG GATCTGGAAGAAGACCATGCTTGCATTCCTCTCAAGAAGACCGACCCAGTTGTATCCTACAGGGAGACGGTTAGTGCTCCTTCAACTGAGCTTTGCCTGTCTAAGTCCCCCAACAAGCACAACCGTTTGTACATGAGGGCCGTGCCTATGCCTGATGGACTTGCTGATGACATTGAGGATGGTAAGGTAACTCCCCGTGATGACCCCAAGGCCAGGAAGTCTTACCTGTGCGAGCACTACGAGTTTGATGCCACTGATGCCATGAAGATCTGGACTTTTGGCCCTGAATCTACTGGAGGCAACATCTTGGTTGATGTAACTAAGGGAGTGCAGTACCTCAATGAAATCAAGGATTCCTGCGTAGCTGGCTTCCAGTGGGCAACCAAGGAAGGTGTCCTTTGCGACGAGAACATGCGTGCCGTCCGTTTCAACCTCCATGATGTAACCCTCCATGCTGATGCTATCCATCGTGGTGGCGGCCAGATCATTCCCACCACCCGACGTGTGCTGTACGCTAGTGTCCTCACAGCTGAGCCCCGTCTTCAGGAGCCAGTATACCTCTGCGAGATCCAGTGTCCTGAGGCTGCCGTTGGCGGTATCTATGGTGTACTCAACAGGCGTCGTGGTGTTGTGTTCGAGGAGAACCAGGTTGCTGGTACACCTATGTTCGTTGTCAAAGCTCATCTTCCTGTCAACGAGTCCTTCGGCTTCACTGCAGATCTTCGCTCCAACACAGGTGGACAGGCCTTCCCACAGTGCGTGTTCGATCACTGGCAAGAGATGCCCGGCAATCCCATGGACACCACCGGCAACAGCAAACCCTACACCATCGTTTGCGatacaaggaagaggaagggcctGAAAGAAGGCCTTCCCGATTTAGCCAACTACCTGGACAAGCTGTAA